The window CAATGCTTCTAATGTGGAATATTCATCATAAGAAGCTGCAACTTGTTTTCCATTCTTAAATAAGATATATCCTTCTTCAGAACCAGAAGTAACCCTGATGAATCCGTTTTTCCCTTCCTTGTCTAAATCTTCAATTAATTTCTGAAAATCTAGCTCATCAGCGTACGAAACCATTGAAGGTTTGGTTATGGGCATCTCCATTTATATCTCTCCCCATATCCCTATATTATTATCAACAATAAATTTTGACTATTTTAATACTTCTAATTTTTATCAATAATAATTCAGATAATACAATATATAACTGTTGCAAGTTTTTGTTATTATACTTACTTTCGGATAAGCTTTATTTCTGCAGGAGTGATGATGATAATGTTTCTGCCATTTTTACATAATAAAATGGCTTCTCCTCCATGATTATCACGGAATGATTTTAATTTCTCTGCTGCCAACTGAAAATCGTTGGGTGAATCTTTTTCAAGAATACTCATATCCATAATAATGGGATTTTTTTCATCTAATACTTGACTGAGGGCATAATCGAATTCGTCTATGTTTTGGACCTTCATTAATACTATTTCATAAAATGAATGTTCCGGCACTATTATTGTTTCCTGTTCATCCTTCCCTTCCTCTTCTTCCAAGCCAAGATTTTTCTTTAAATAATCCATGATGTCCTTCATTTTTCAATGTCCCCTATTATCTATATATTCTGTTATTGCATCTAATAAGATTGACGCTCCACCCTGAAAAATATCCACAGCAGGAAGCATATATTTTTTCTCACATTCTGAAAAAATATCCGCCTTTGATTTATCTTCAGTGAAATTTCTTAAATTTAGGGAAATGCCCACAACTTTAGTAGGTTCCATAGCTTCTATGGCCCTTATCTCCTGTTCAATTCCCATTGGATAACGGTAAGGATGGTTAAAACGATGACAAACAATGGCAGCGTCGGGTTGGGCGCCTGCCAAAATTGCTGCAGATAAACCTCGCGGATGTGGGTTCTGCCTCTCAGTTAGGCTAGATTGGCTTTCTATAAAAATTATGTCAGGACTCTTCTCTTTCTCTATATATTTTACACTTCCCATTACTGCTGAAGCAACATCCATAACAGATAAACTGCCAGCCCTAAAATTAAGATCCACTGGTTGTTCTAATCCCATTTCATCAGTTGAAATAACACCCGGATTAAGTCCCATTTTTTTTGCAGTTTGCCCCAATAAACGTGTGGTTGTTCGTTTACCACACTCTTGTGAGGTTCCTCCCACAAAAATTACTGGAGTCTTAGGCTTATAATCAAGTTTTGGGAGAACTTCA is drawn from Methanobacterium sp. and contains these coding sequences:
- the sepF gene encoding cell division protein SepF, with the protein product MKDIMDYLKKNLGLEEEEGKDEQETIIVPEHSFYEIVLMKVQNIDEFDYALSQVLDEKNPIIMDMSILEKDSPNDFQLAAEKLKSFRDNHGGEAILLCKNGRNIIIITPAEIKLIRK
- a CDS encoding DUF1611 domain-containing protein, translating into MYFVASVQELQEFNPFIIIGCGGGGEKFANFTGIKAVGFIDDNKQKQGQRFCDNIISSDLPTLAETTDARSVAIMLPIGAEGSAIKYAVQAIDLGLNVVSSFRSLPLHRNQSLLDFAKSKNVQLKEISPRLDVVKKLFGKAPATCTEVLPKLDYKPKTPVIFVGGTSQECGKRTTTRLLGQTAKKMGLNPGVISTDEMGLEQPVDLNFRAGSLSVMDVASAVMGSVKYIEKEKSPDIIFIESQSSLTERQNPHPRGLSAAILAGAQPDAAIVCHRFNHPYRYPMGIEQEIRAIEAMEPTKVVGISLNLRNFTEDKSKADIFSECEKKYMLPAVDIFQGGASILLDAITEYIDNRGH